The following coding sequences are from one Lolium rigidum isolate FL_2022 chromosome 6, APGP_CSIRO_Lrig_0.1, whole genome shotgun sequence window:
- the LOC124661233 gene encoding ATP synthase small subunit 6-A, mitochondrial-like: protein MAKFDPWPVFFKREWGRNWPFLAGFAVTGILITKLTAGFTEEDLKNSKFVQEHKR, encoded by the coding sequence ATGGCCAAGTTCGATCCGTGGCCCGTGTTCTTCAAGCGGGAGTGGGGCCGCAACTGGCCCTTCCTCGCCGGCTTCGCCGTCACCGGCATCCTCATCACCAAGCTCACCGCCGGCTTCACCGAGGAGGACCTCAAGAACTCCAAGTTCGTCCAGGAGCACAAGCGCTGA